The Podospora bellae-mahoneyi strain CBS 112042 chromosome 7, whole genome shotgun sequence genomic sequence GACAACGGTGGCACAGAGTCATCcctctctctgctctctACCCTCTGCTCGGCCGCCGATTCAGCCCTTCTTGTGCTGCTGGGTTCACGTCGATACCGCCTGTTAGTCGGTGTCTCCGTCCCAGAAGAACTGCTGACCGAGTCCTGGCGCCGGCgtcgctgctgctcccgccgagcttcttcctcggtcAACATGCGGAGGGTGATGTTTCTGTCGGGGTCGTCGCGGACGCCTATCCTGACGCTGGCAACTGGGTCCCCCCGTCGTCGGCgatcctcgtcctcctgcGCAGCCAAGGCACTAGCTGTGGCCGCGGcggcagctgctgctgcttgggggTCTCGGATTCGACTGCGGCGACGGCCACCTCTGTTGGGAGAGCTAAAAGCGTCGCTGTCTGATTCCTGGCGGAGGAATCCCTGAGGGTCAGAGGGCATCGGTGGCATAGCGATGGGGTCGCCGAGGTTGTTTCTCGAATTTGGATGGGAAGGCCCGGAAGAATCACTTGTTGGGAAAGGCGGACCAGGCGCTGGGGGTCCACCGGCCGTCGCTACCGGATAAGCAGGCGGCGGTCCTGGATACccttgaggtggtggaccaGTTGCCAcagggggagctggaggcggtgCGACACTCGTGCCAACACTAGACGGCGGCGGGAGTCGAGAGCCAGGTGGTGCTGGATCGTATGGTGTGGTGCCCCGAGGTTCAATCGAAGACTCATCGGAAAGCATCGAGGTGGCGGTCTCGGTATACGTGACAGCTGATGGGGGTGGGCGGTTTCTATGTAGACGTCTCCTCGACTGCTCCCTCCTTGGCGTAGCTGGACTAGAGTAGCCGTCACCCGTATACCTTGACCCTCGACGACCTGAGCGCCtatcatcttcctcttcccggCGTCTTTCATCCTCGGCCCTTAACCGTTCCTTCTCTCTGTCATCTtgcttgctcttgttgcCGCTCATCCTATTCGCTAGCCATCCCAAACCAATGCCAGCCAAGAAACCTTTGCCTGCGCCGCCCCCGCCAGTGCTCGGTCGTCTTTCCGAAGCTCTTCTCGAGGGGCTGACATACGAAGAATAATCCGAAGTAACCACGGTGCTGTCCATTTTCGATGTGCCAGTGCGCGAGCGTCTCGGGGGCGTGATAGGGCCTCCTCGTCGTTCATCGGCAGCACTCAAGGCAGCCGCAGCCGAAACTGGGTTGGGAGCAGGAAGGATAGGCGATCGGCGTCCATCACGTTGGCTAGGTCTCCGTGGGGGCACAGTCGACTCGGTGTAACCGGTGTAGCCTGTATAATCAGTGTATTCGCTCTGGGTGAACTCActccggggaggaggtctgCGGCCGCTTCGGGTCCGGCTTGGGGTTTCGGTGGACACAGCAGAATAGTCGTCGCGCCGATTGTCTTTGCCTTTACCAAACATCTTGGACATGAGCATACCAGCACCGACACCCGCGCCGGCGCCCAGAATCTTATTCATGAAGCCACCTCCACTTGCGCGACGTCGGTCAACCGGTTTCTCATCGTAATAGCTGTCGGATCGGCGAGAAGAGAGAACTGTGGTAGCAGGTCGTGTGGTTCCAGTCCGCGTgctcgggctcgggctgCGACTCAAAGCTCTTTCCGCGTCCTggtccttcttgtccttgcgACCTCGCAAAAGTGCAATGgcaccagctccagcagccaACGGACCCAGCCAACCCATACCTCCGCTAGATTTACGATCCGAAGTCACCCTGCTGCTCGTCACCCCAGACACAGTggtgccaccaccgcctccacccaTGACCCATTCCCGTCTTCCATAGTCCTTAAAGTccaaaaagaagaacaagaacagcAAGAATGCCATCCAGATAGCGAACAGAATAAAGGTGTACTTCGGGGAGCCGTAGAGCGTGAGACCGAGGGGCACCTGGACAATGCCGAGAAGAACGATAGACCGTCCGAACCAGCGATGGAGATGTACCCTGAACGACCTCCTCCCAGAGAGCTTCTTGATCAAGCGGCCACCGAGAGCCTGGACGAGAATGAGTACGTAAATGGCGACGCCAATGCCATGGTGAGGGTTCGTAAGGTTTCGTGGCGGTCCAACGGCGAAGAATCCTAGCGCAAACACAACGGTGCTCAAGGCGACAGCCAGTATCTGTAGGTAGGCATGGAAGCGGATAGCACTGCCTGGTCGTGCCGTGTAATATCTCGCCAGCAACACTGCGATAGGAATAATGAAGAGGAAGGTAATGGCGGCCAAGACGCCATGCCCCAGTATGAGACTGTGGTATTCGGTAATACTTGAGAAGCGGTTGCCCATGCCTAGACGTTATCAAACCGTCCGTTAGTATCCAGCACGGTGGGTTCCCAACTGTATGGTCACATACCATTGTACCGCATTGTCTCAAAGTTCAGCCCTTGGAGATTGGGCAACAGGAATGTATTCTTTGTAAAGTCCCATGTCCCATCGCCCACGCTCAGGGTGTCGGACGAGTAGGAACTCGACCCCggcgggga encodes the following:
- a CDS encoding hypothetical protein (COG:U; EggNog:ENOG503Q457), coding for MAPADSLSPPGSSSYSSDTLSVGDGTWDFTKNTFLLPNLQGLNFETMRYNGMGNRFSSITEYHSLILGHGVLAAITFLFIIPIAVLLARYYTARPGSAIRFHAYLQILAVALSTVVFALGFFAVGPPRNLTNPHHGIGVAIYVLILVQALGGRLIKKLSGRRSFRVHLHRWFGRSIVLLGIVQVPLGLTLYGSPKYTFILFAIWMAFLLFLFFFLDFKDYGRREWVMGGGGGGTTVSGVTSSRVTSDRKSSGGMGWLGPLAAGAGAIALLRGRKDKKDQDAERALSRSPSPSTRTGTTRPATTVLSSRRSDSYYDEKPVDRRRASGGGFMNKILGAGAGVGAGMLMSKMFGKGKDNRRDDYSAVSTETPSRTRSGRRPPPRSEFTQSEYTDYTGYTGYTESTVPPRRPSQRDGRRSPILPAPNPVSAAAALSAADERRGGPITPPRRSRTGTSKMDSTVVTSDYSSYVSPSRRASERRPSTGGGGAGKGFLAGIGLGWLANRMSGNKSKQDDREKERLRAEDERRREEEDDRRSGRRGSRYTGDGYSSPATPRREQSRRRLHRNRPPPSAVTYTETATSMLSDESSIEPRGTTPYDPAPPGSRLPPPSSVGTSVAPPPAPPVATGPPPQGYPGPPPAYPVATAGGPPAPGPPFPTSDSSGPSHPNSRNNLGDPIAMPPMPSDPQGFLRQESDSDAFSSPNRGGRRRSRIRDPQAAAAAAAATASALAAQEDEDRRRRGDPVASVRIGVRDDPDRNITLRMLTEEEARREQQRRRRQDSVSSSSGTETPTNRRYRREPSSTRRAESAAEQRVESRERDDSVPPLSTPYGAGRRLGGPPGGKDSAYYSGPPPPAGVAPLQGQPGPSGGPPTNTATVTMSSLASPGGSQATFTSGDIAAIDRRRRRRMERRAQGDTSTRGGTSVDDY